GATACCGCCTGCGGCGATCAAGATGATCGACAACAGCCACAGACCAGCACCGGGGCCAATCAGCGTTGCCAGAACCGCCAGCGCCATACCGGCGATACCGTACCAAACCGCGCGTTTCGCGCTTTCCTGACCGCTCAGACCGCCCAGCGACAAGATGAAGAGAACAGCCGCAACCACATAGGCGGCAGTTGTAAAGCCGAAGTCCATTATGCCGGCCTCCTTAAGATTTCTGGAACATGGCAAGCATGCGCCGGGTGACGAGGAAACCGCCGAAGATATTGATCCCGGCCATGAACACTGACAGTGCCGCAAGGAAGATCACAAGGAACGACCCGGACCCGATCTGCATCAACGCACCAAGGATAATGATCGAGGAAATCGCATTGGTGACAGCCATCAGCGGTGTATGCAGCGAGTGTGCAACGCCCCAGATCACCTGGAAGCCCACGAAACAGGCCAGCGCAAACACGATGAAATGCTGCATGAAGCTGGCGGGTGCAAACAGTCCCACAAACAGCACCAAGGCACCGCCGACAGCCAGCAGGGTGACCTGGTTCTTGGTCTGCTGCTTGAAGGCTTCGACTTCCTGCGCCCGCTTCTCTTCGGGCGTCAGCTCCTTCACCTCTTTCTTCGGCTGGGCCGCGATGGCCTGCACCTTGGGCGGTGGCGGTGGGAAGGTGATTTCCTTCTCAAAGGTCACAGTCGCGCCACGGATCACATCGTCTTCCATGTCGTGATTGATCTGACCGTCCTTCTCGGGCGTCAGGTCAGTCATCATATGGCGGATGTTGGTGGCATAAAGCGTCGAGGCCTGCGCGGCCATGCGGCTCGGGAAATCGGTATAGCCGATGATAGTCACGCCATTCTCGGTCACGACCTTCTCGTCCATCACCGTGCCTTCGACATTGCCGCCTTTTTCAGCTGCAAGGTCAATGATGACGGACCCAGGCTTCATTGCCGCAACCATATCCTCAAGCCACAGCTTAGGAGCCTCGCGGTTGGGGATCAGCGCGGTGGTGATGACGATATCAACATCAGGGGCCAATTCGCGGAACTTGGCCAACTGGGCCTCGCGAAACTCGGGGCTGGAAACAGCCGCATAACCACCGGTTGCCGCACCGTCCTGCTGGCTTTCCTCAAAATCGAGATAGACGAACTCTGCGCCCATGCTTTCGACCTGCTCAGCCACTTCCGGGCGCACGTCAAAGGCATAGGTGATCGCGCCAAGGCTGGTGGATGCCCCAATCGCGGCCAGACCGGCAACGCCTGCCCCGACAACCAGAACCTTGGCCGGGGGCACCTTGCCCGCTGCCGTGATCTGACCCGTAAAGAAC
The nucleotide sequence above comes from Phaeobacter inhibens DSM 16374. Encoded proteins:
- a CDS encoding Re/Si-specific NAD(P)(+) transhydrogenase subunit alpha; this translates as MKIGTPKEVFEGEARVAMTPDSAVQLQKLGYTCAIETGAGAAAGFADATYEAVGVEIVKTPAALWKAADIVAKVRQPTETELKRMTAGKTLISFFNPGGNEAGMELARSKGANVIAMEMVPRISRAQKMDALSSMANIAGYRAVIEAGNNFGRFFTGQITAAGKVPPAKVLVVGAGVAGLAAIGASTSLGAITYAFDVRPEVAEQVESMGAEFVYLDFEESQQDGAATGGYAAVSSPEFREAQLAKFRELAPDVDIVITTALIPNREAPKLWLEDMVAAMKPGSVIIDLAAEKGGNVEGTVMDEKVVTENGVTIIGYTDFPSRMAAQASTLYATNIRHMMTDLTPEKDGQINHDMEDDVIRGATVTFEKEITFPPPPPKVQAIAAQPKKEVKELTPEEKRAQEVEAFKQQTKNQVTLLAVGGALVLFVGLFAPASFMQHFIVFALACFVGFQVIWGVAHSLHTPLMAVTNAISSIIILGALMQIGSGSFLVIFLAALSVFMAGINIFGGFLVTRRMLAMFQKS